A genomic segment from Cumulibacter manganitolerans encodes:
- a CDS encoding Na+/H+ antiporter subunit A — MHLVAGVLAPALSRWLGRRAFLALALAPASGFGWVVAQTGAVRAGEAVTERVRWIPSLDIELALRMGSLQWVLALLVTGVGALILVYCAWYFRRDDTTLWRIGAVFTLFAGAMLGLVLSDDLIMLYVFWELTTVFSYLLVGHNPVRSANRRAAMQALLVTTFGGLAMLAGIIMIGQSASYRISELVAARPPATPVLATAAILMLVGALTKSAQIPFHFWLPGAMAAPTPVSAYLHAAAMVKAGIYLVAVLAPVFGGYPGWRPITIGLGAFTMLVGGWRALRQHDIKLLLAYGTVSQLGFLTAMAGIGTRAAALAAVALVMAHALFKSTLFLTVGIIDRATGTRDLRELSGLGRRMPLLAVVAVLSGLSMAGVLPMLGFVAKEAAFEAALASIAAPLGGAGVLLALVLLTGSVLTVAYTARFLWGAFAGKPGVEPSAITRPAAPFVAVPVLIAGCSLVLGFLGGSLSAMIAPYAGTLPDDAPYSRLPLWHGFTGALAMSLVSLALGLGLFRWRDGVARAQDRVPALVDGERSYNWVIRAVERGSVEATAISQRGSLPIYLATILLVVVAATGGAGLLALADVDPVLWDTPGQGAIALVMIVAAVLAARARKRLKTVILVGVTGYGCALLFLLHGAPDIALTQMLVETVSLVVFVLVLRRLPRRFSGRPLRASRYWRMALAAASGVTVAIVAIVATGARVALPISVALPDAAYAFGHGKNVVNVTLVDVRAWDTLGEVSVLVVAATGVASLVFVRTRNARLARAAGDRALRPERRSVMFEVITRLLFHVVVAFSLYLLFVGHNHPGGGFAGGLVAGLALLVRYLAGGRYELDEAAPIDAGLLVGIGLFVVVASALLPLAFGGTVLQTTVLDFHLPVWGDVHLVTALFFDIGVYLIVIGLLLDIGRSLGSGVDRQREEAAA, encoded by the coding sequence GTGCATCTTGTGGCAGGCGTCCTGGCTCCAGCCCTCAGCCGGTGGCTCGGCCGCCGAGCGTTCCTGGCGCTCGCGCTCGCCCCGGCCAGCGGTTTCGGGTGGGTCGTCGCACAGACCGGCGCGGTGCGCGCCGGCGAGGCGGTCACCGAGCGGGTGCGCTGGATCCCGTCCCTCGACATCGAGCTCGCACTGCGGATGGGCAGCCTGCAGTGGGTGCTGGCGCTCCTGGTCACCGGTGTCGGTGCGCTCATCCTGGTGTACTGCGCCTGGTACTTCCGGCGCGACGACACCACGCTGTGGCGGATCGGCGCGGTCTTCACCCTCTTCGCGGGCGCGATGCTCGGCCTCGTGCTGAGCGACGACCTGATCATGCTCTACGTGTTCTGGGAGCTGACCACGGTCTTCTCCTACCTCCTGGTGGGCCACAACCCGGTGCGCTCGGCCAACCGTCGCGCGGCGATGCAGGCGTTGCTCGTCACGACGTTCGGTGGCCTGGCGATGCTGGCCGGGATCATCATGATCGGCCAGAGCGCGAGCTACCGGATCAGCGAGCTCGTCGCCGCCAGGCCGCCGGCGACCCCGGTCCTCGCCACCGCCGCCATCCTGATGCTCGTCGGGGCGCTGACCAAGTCCGCGCAGATCCCGTTCCACTTCTGGCTGCCGGGCGCGATGGCCGCCCCGACACCCGTCAGCGCCTACCTGCACGCGGCGGCGATGGTGAAGGCCGGCATCTACCTGGTGGCGGTGCTCGCGCCGGTCTTCGGCGGCTACCCGGGCTGGCGGCCGATCACCATCGGCCTCGGCGCGTTCACCATGCTGGTCGGCGGCTGGCGCGCGCTTCGCCAGCACGACATCAAGCTGCTGCTGGCCTACGGCACGGTCAGCCAGCTCGGCTTCCTGACCGCGATGGCCGGCATCGGCACGCGAGCCGCCGCCCTCGCCGCCGTCGCCCTCGTGATGGCGCACGCGCTGTTCAAGAGCACCTTGTTCCTGACCGTCGGGATCATCGACCGCGCCACCGGCACCCGCGACCTGCGCGAGCTGTCGGGCCTCGGTCGGCGCATGCCGCTGCTCGCCGTCGTGGCAGTGCTGTCCGGGCTGTCGATGGCCGGCGTGCTGCCGATGCTCGGGTTCGTCGCCAAGGAGGCCGCCTTCGAGGCGGCCCTGGCGAGCATCGCCGCGCCGCTCGGTGGCGCCGGCGTGCTGCTCGCCCTCGTCCTGCTCACCGGGTCGGTGCTGACCGTCGCATACACCGCGCGGTTCCTGTGGGGCGCGTTCGCCGGCAAGCCGGGGGTCGAGCCGAGCGCGATCACGCGGCCCGCCGCGCCGTTCGTGGCCGTGCCGGTGCTGATCGCCGGCTGCTCACTGGTGCTCGGCTTCCTCGGCGGCAGCCTCAGCGCGATGATCGCGCCGTACGCCGGCACCCTGCCGGACGACGCGCCGTACTCCCGGTTGCCGCTGTGGCACGGGTTCACCGGCGCGCTGGCGATGTCGCTGGTCTCGCTCGCGCTCGGGCTGGGGCTGTTCCGGTGGCGGGACGGCGTCGCCCGCGCGCAGGACCGCGTGCCTGCGCTGGTGGACGGCGAACGGTCCTACAACTGGGTGATCCGCGCCGTCGAGCGCGGCTCGGTCGAGGCGACCGCCATCAGCCAACGCGGCTCGCTGCCGATCTACCTCGCGACCATCCTGCTGGTCGTCGTGGCCGCCACCGGAGGCGCCGGGCTGCTCGCGCTGGCCGACGTCGACCCGGTGCTGTGGGACACGCCCGGGCAGGGCGCGATCGCGCTGGTGATGATCGTCGCGGCGGTGCTCGCCGCGCGGGCCCGCAAGCGGCTCAAGACGGTGATCCTCGTGGGCGTCACCGGATACGGCTGCGCCCTGCTGTTCCTGCTGCACGGGGCGCCGGACATCGCGCTGACGCAGATGCTGGTCGAGACGGTGTCGCTGGTCGTGTTCGTGCTCGTGCTGCGCCGGCTGCCGCGCCGGTTCAGCGGACGGCCGCTGCGCGCCAGCCGGTACTGGCGGATGGCGCTCGCCGCGGCGTCCGGCGTGACCGTGGCGATCGTGGCGATCGTCGCGACCGGCGCCCGGGTCGCGCTGCCGATCTCGGTCGCGCTGCCGGATGCGGCGTACGCCTTCGGGCACGGCAAGAACGTGGTCAACGTGACTCTGGTCGACGTCCGGGCCTGGGACACCCTCGGCGAGGTGTCGGTGCTCGTGGTCGCCGCCACCGGGGTCGCGAGCCTGGTCTTCGTGCGGACCCGCAACGCGCGCCTCGCCCGGGCCGCCGGGGACCGCGCGCTGCGACCCGAACGCCGGTCGGTGATGTTCGAGGTGATCACCCGGCTGCTGTTCCACGTGGTCGTCGCCTTCTCGCTCTACCTGCTGTTCGTCGGGCACAACCATCCCGGTGGCGGCTTCGCCGGCGGCCTGGTGGCCGGTCTCGCACTGCTGGTGCGCTACCTCGCCGGCGGTCGGTACGAGCTCGACGAGGCCGCGCCCATCGACGCCGGCCTGCTCGTCGGGATCGGGCTGTTCGTCGTCGTCGCCTCGGCGCTGCTGCCGCTGGCCTTCGGCGGGACCGTCCTGCAGACCACGGTGCTCGACTTCCACCTGCCGGTCTGGGGCGACGTCCACCTCGTGACCGCCCTGTTCTTCGACATCGGGGTATACCTCATCGTCATCGGTCTGCTGCTGGACATCGGACGCAGCCTCGGCAGTGGCGTCGACCGCCAGAGAGAGGAGGCGGCCGCATGA